A genome region from Halichondria panicea chromosome 15, odHalPani1.1, whole genome shotgun sequence includes the following:
- the LOC135349025 gene encoding RNA-binding protein Nova-2-like, giving the protein MADQRVGMKRSRNVEDADSPETKRVNQEDDVDETFIKFLLPEFACGMIIGNGGSTVTKLMAETGTVIKFSPGRECYPGTSERVCIVTGKIEAISHALQVVFDTLVATTHPRGEEILESLGNFKMLVSNIASGMVIGKSGSTIKALKSEYGVNLQVSSKDENSLPERTLTITGERHSVLSVTSRILQHTIGDPEASKWKRLTRYGKNSTNQANCGNSSFGNAIGLAPSRSHSQSPQGIMAAHTNSQSAASLGYGAAAAMPNSSDTGAQFLAFLQQQQQQVQAQSVFSALQNQKDSFSQAQLSYAYAQSLAGVSSYYSKYNPVLVDGVNLQVPGATVSTMEMAIPEVMTSMVANAQTIADIKQSTGVRIELTGKGEYIPGTYNRKLTIVGPILSVQSAHMIFIQKIIVEQERFQKQGLL; this is encoded by the exons ATGGCTGATCAACGTGTTGGAATGAAGAGATCTCGCAATGTGGAGGATGCTGACAGTCCAGAAACAAAGAGGGTCAACCAAGAAG ATGATGTAGATGAGACGTTTATCAAGTTTCTACTGCCAGAATTCGCCTGTGGAATGATCATCGGCAATGGAGGCTCAACTGTCACAAAGCTAATGGCTGAGACTGGAACAGTTATCAAGTTTTCTCCGGGACGTGAGTGTTACCCAGGCACCTCTGAGCGTGTATGTATCGTCACAGGGAAGATAGAAGCAATCTCTCATGCCTTGCAAGTTGTCTTTGATACTCTAGTGGCCACTACCCACCCACGAGGAGAGGAAATTCTGGAGTCGTTAGGTAACTTCAAGATGCTTGTGTCCAATATTGCCTCGGGCATGGTCATCGGTAAATCAGGAAGTACAATAAAGGCACTGAAGAGCGAATACGGAGTAAACCTCCAGGTTAGCTCCAAAGACGAAAATTCCCTACCCGAACGCACCCTGACAATTACTGGAGAGAGACATAGTGTGTTGAGTGTGACTTCACGGATATTACAGCACACTATCGGAGACCCAGAAGCCTCAAAATGGAAAAGACTAACTCGCTATGGTAAAAATTCCACTAATCAAGCAAATTGTGGCAACAGCTCGTTTGGAAATGCTATTGGGCTCGCTCCATCTCGTTCACACTCCCAATCCCCTCAAGGCATCATGGCGGCCCATACCAATTCCCAATCTGCAGCTTCCCTCGGTTACGGTGCAGCTGCTGCTATGCCCAATAGCTCAGATACTGGTGCCCAATTCTTAGCCTTCCTTCAACAACAGCAACAGCAGGTCCAGGCTCAAAGTGTCTTCTCTGCCCTTCAGAATCAGAAGGACAGTTTCTCCCAGGCTCAACTCTCATACGCCTATGCTCAGTCCCTTGCGGGTGTGTCTTCATACTACTCCAAGTACAACCCGGTCTTGGTGGATGGTGTTAACTTGCAAGTACCAGGGGCTACTGTTTCGACCATGGAGATGGCCATTCCTGAGGTGATGACCAGCATGGTAGCCAATGCGCAGACTATTGCTGACATTAAGCAATCGACTGGCGTGAGGATCGAGCTTACTGGGAAAGGAGAGTATATCCCCGGAACATACAACCGAAAGCTCACAATTGTGGGTCCAATTTTGTCAGTCCAATCAGCTCACATGATCTTTattcaaaaaattattgtgGAGCAAGAGAGGTTTCAGAAACAAGGCTTGCTCTAA
- the LOC135349020 gene encoding UTP--glucose-1-phosphate uridylyltransferase-like has translation MDSKNQRMGTPPLERHQSVVMLDSSDAMHIVKMDLANLIMKSPSENREELKSHLEGFEHLFQRFLVDRRVGNHIIWDKIQPLPPDAVLPYFTISEVTSGAKALLDKLVVLKLNGGLGTSMGCVGPKSLISVRDDSTFLDLNVQQIEYMNNKYGSNVPLVLMNSFNTHADTERIRFKYERRVDLHMFQQSYYPRVLKETLRPYPEKFDLKDGCWYPPGHGDVYASLKRSGLLEKFIKDGKEFIFISNIDNLGATVDLNILNFLLNPPQGSKPAEFVMEVTDKTRSDVKGGTLIMFEDRLQLLEIAQVPKDHVDEFKSITKFKVFNTNNLWANLNAIDRLIKADSIQTEVIANRKTLGDGTNVIQLETAAGAAMRNFTGAIGINVPRSRFLPVKKTSDLLLTMSNLFTMRHGALTNNPARSYPSLPLVKLGDPDFTKVREFLDRFDSIPDLLELDHLTVSGDVTFGKGVSLKGTVIIIANHGDRIDIPANACLENKIVSGNLRIRDH, from the exons ATGGATTCAAAAAATCAAAGAATGGGAACACCTCCGCTGGAGCGACATCAGTCAGTg GTGATGCTTGACAGCAGTGATGCCATGCACATTGTCAAGATGGATCTGGCTAACCTTATCATGAAGTCACCCTCTGAAAATAGAGAG GAGCTCAAATCTCACTTGGAGGGGTTTGAGCATCTTTTCCAGCGCTTCCTAGTGGATAGACGTGTTGGCAATCACATCATCTGGGATAAGATCCAGCCCCTCCCACCTGACGCTGTGCTCCCCTACTTTACAATTAGCGAGGTGACGAGTGGAGCGAAGGCTCTCTTGGACAAATTGGTAGTGCTAAAACTAAATGGAGGACTGGGGACCAGTATGGGGTGTGTGGGACCAAAGAGTCTCATCTCAGTACGTGATGACTCCACTTTCTTAGACCTCAATGTTCAGCAGATTGAG TACATGAACAACAAGTATGGAAGCAATGTGCCGCTGGTACTCATGAATTCTTTTAATACTCACGCTGACACGGAGAGGATCCGCTTCAAATACGAGCGACGAGTTGACCTCCACATGTTTCAACAGAGCTACTACCCACGTGTGCTCAAAGAGACTCTCAGACCCTATCCGGAAAAGTTTGACCTTAAAGATGGCTG ctggtaCCCTCCAGGCCATGGGGATGTGTATGCTTCTCTCAAACGATCAGGTCTCCTGGAAAAGTTCATTAAAGATGGCAAAGAGTTTATTTTCATCTCAAACATTGACAATCTAGGTGCTACAGTGGACCTCAACATCCTCAACTTCCTACTGAACCCTCCACAAGGATCAAAGCCAGCAGAGTTTGTGATGGAGGTGACGGACAAGACACGGTCCGACGTAAAGGGAGGCACACTTATTATGTTTGAGGACAGGCTACAACTGCTTGAGATAGCACAG GTACCCAAAGACCATGTTGATGAATTTAAGTCGATTACAAAGTTCAAGGTGTTCAATACCAATAACCTGTGGGCAAATCTCAATGCCATAGACCGACTCATTAAGGCAGACAGCATTCAGACGGAGGTCATCGCCAATAGGAAG ACTCTTGGTGATGGGACCAACGTGATTCAGCTGGAGACTGCAGCTGGTGCAGCCATGAGAAACTTCACAGGAGCCATTG GTATCAATGTGCCTCGCAGTCGATTCCTTCCTGTGAAGAAGACCTCTGACTTGCTACTCACCATGTCAAACCTGTTCACCATGCGACACGGTGCCCTCACCAACAACCCTGCCCGCAGTTACCCCTCTCTACCACTGGTCAAGTTAGGAGACCCAGACTTTACTAAG GTACGAGAGTTTCTGGATCGATTTGACAGCATCCCCGATCTTCTTGAATTGGACCATCTCACTGTGTCAGGGGACGTCACCTTTGGAAAGGGTGTCTCACTCAAG